A single region of the Phycisphaerae bacterium RAS1 genome encodes:
- a CDS encoding Glycosyl transferases group 1: MKPKVIVVDLVSDDLAVGRSLSLAALRQHGRVVRETLILGGEASWLGMGVSPVSATHRITSRIAPRWIAARRVQGAIDAAVARHEAQSCVLHIWSPRALAWAAPAVRPTTPMLIDVDLDDRLDRVARWRRALPSNVCVGLRVPTAAAQRALGAQGVRVDDIPLIRGLVDYSAVNEARHSDARARLGITHDMTTILILPPITPAAGSFGALWAALLLEKIRRDVRVLVPQGGPESRRLAALARATRHDAVVSLVDPACGLPLLLAACNLALFTPPGDAPVWALPWAMAAGVRIVASAVPAVTEMLAHGHNAWLCRPANPRDACRRCLRALERTDESRKLGEAARSGAFRVFSRQRMIEQYEQAYANLLAGRPAGAGVVDAALVG; this comes from the coding sequence GTGAAGCCCAAAGTCATCGTCGTCGATCTGGTTTCCGACGATCTGGCGGTCGGCCGGAGTCTGTCGCTCGCGGCTCTCCGGCAGCACGGGCGAGTTGTGCGCGAGACCCTGATCCTCGGGGGCGAAGCTTCGTGGCTTGGGATGGGCGTTTCGCCCGTCAGCGCGACTCACAGAATCACCTCGCGCATCGCACCACGCTGGATCGCCGCCCGCCGCGTCCAGGGCGCGATCGACGCCGCGGTTGCCCGGCACGAAGCACAGTCCTGCGTCCTTCACATCTGGTCGCCGCGCGCTCTCGCGTGGGCCGCGCCCGCCGTCCGCCCGACGACGCCCATGCTCATTGATGTCGATCTCGACGATCGCCTCGATCGCGTCGCCCGCTGGCGCCGCGCTTTGCCGAGTAACGTCTGCGTTGGTTTGCGCGTTCCCACGGCGGCGGCGCAGCGCGCCCTCGGCGCGCAGGGCGTCCGTGTGGACGACATCCCCCTGATTCGCGGATTGGTCGACTATTCCGCCGTCAACGAGGCCCGACACTCGGACGCCCGCGCGAGGCTCGGCATCACCCATGACATGACGACGATTCTCATCCTCCCGCCGATCACTCCTGCCGCCGGCTCTTTTGGCGCGCTGTGGGCCGCGCTGCTTTTGGAGAAAATCCGCCGCGACGTCCGTGTGCTCGTGCCGCAGGGCGGCCCGGAATCTCGGCGATTGGCCGCCCTGGCCCGCGCGACACGGCACGATGCCGTCGTCTCGCTGGTGGATCCCGCGTGCGGTCTCCCGCTGCTGCTGGCGGCCTGCAACCTCGCCCTTTTCACGCCGCCCGGCGATGCCCCGGTCTGGGCCCTGCCGTGGGCCATGGCCGCCGGCGTGCGCATTGTCGCGTCGGCGGTTCCGGCCGTGACCGAGATGCTGGCTCACGGTCATAACGCGTGGCTGTGCCGGCCTGCTAACCCCAGGGACGCCTGCCGCCGCTGCCTGCGCGCGCTGGAGCGAACGGATGAGTCCCGGAAGCTCGGCGAGGCCGCCCGCAGCGGCGCGTTCCGCGTGTTTTCGCGGCAACGGATGATCGAGCAATACGAACAGGCGTATGCCAACCTGCTCGCCGGCCGGCCGGCCGGGGCGGGCGTCGTGGACGCGGCGCTGGTTGGCTGA
- a CDS encoding Polyphosphate kinase 2 (PPK2), with protein MKIDPDDFRVGDGQEVDLDKWPTKVKPFYESREEYEALLADAVAQLSKLQDVLYASNRYALLVIFQAMDAAGKDSAIRHVFSGVNPQGFQVFGFKQPSNEELEHDFLWRTTRCLPERGRIGVFNRSYYEEVLIVRVHPKILDGQNLPPDAAGPPAIWKERCRSIVDMERHLHRNGMRIVKFFLHVSKQEQCKRLLARIDDPEKNWKFCPADIEERELWKEYMKAYEACLGATSTPGAPWYVVPADDKRNARLIISRVLRETLEDLKLKYPEVSDEQRSALRNVRQRLAN; from the coding sequence ATGAAGATCGATCCGGATGATTTCCGCGTCGGCGATGGCCAGGAGGTCGACCTCGACAAGTGGCCGACCAAGGTGAAGCCGTTCTACGAGTCGCGGGAGGAATACGAGGCGCTCCTGGCGGACGCGGTCGCGCAGCTCAGCAAGCTCCAGGACGTGCTCTACGCCTCCAACCGCTACGCCCTGCTGGTCATCTTTCAGGCCATGGACGCGGCCGGCAAAGACAGCGCCATCCGGCACGTCTTTTCCGGCGTGAATCCACAGGGTTTTCAAGTCTTCGGCTTCAAGCAACCCAGCAACGAGGAGCTGGAGCACGACTTTCTCTGGCGCACGACGCGCTGCCTGCCGGAGCGCGGGCGAATCGGCGTATTCAATCGTTCGTATTACGAGGAAGTCCTGATCGTCCGTGTGCACCCCAAGATCCTGGATGGCCAGAATCTCCCGCCGGACGCGGCCGGTCCGCCCGCAATCTGGAAGGAGCGCTGCCGCTCGATCGTGGACATGGAGCGGCACCTGCATCGCAACGGAATGCGGATCGTGAAGTTCTTCCTGCACGTCTCGAAGCAGGAGCAGTGCAAGCGGCTGCTGGCGCGGATCGATGACCCCGAGAAGAACTGGAAATTCTGCCCCGCCGACATCGAGGAGCGCGAGCTTTGGAAAGAGTACATGAAGGCGTACGAGGCTTGCCTTGGCGCCACCAGTACACCGGGGGCGCCCTGGTACGTCGTGCCGGCCGACGACAAGCGCAACGCGCGCCTGATCATCTCACGCGTGCTGCGCGAAACGCTCGAGGACCTGAAACTGAAATACCCGGAAGTGAGCGACGAGCAGCGCAGCGCCCTGCGCAACGTCCGGCAGCGATTAGCGAACTGA
- the ybgC gene encoding Acyl-CoA thioester hydrolase YbgC, whose protein sequence is MPTPISTCDVEIRVRYAETDAMGYLHHANYFVYFEIGRTELLRRNGLTYREMEERGFFYVVAKLECRFRAPARYDDLLTLTTSTTRLSPFRVDHAYRVSRGQTLLTEATSTIVCVGREGKPAPLPDDIFAALSGGT, encoded by the coding sequence ATGCCGACGCCGATTTCCACGTGCGACGTCGAGATTCGCGTGCGCTACGCCGAAACCGACGCGATGGGCTACCTGCACCACGCCAACTACTTCGTGTACTTCGAAATCGGCCGGACGGAGCTGCTGCGGCGCAACGGGCTGACGTATCGCGAAATGGAGGAGCGCGGCTTCTTCTACGTCGTTGCCAAGCTGGAGTGCCGCTTCCGCGCCCCCGCTCGCTACGACGACCTGCTCACGCTGACCACGTCCACCACGCGGCTCTCGCCGTTTCGCGTTGATCACGCCTATCGCGTTTCGCGCGGGCAGACGCTGCTGACCGAGGCCACGTCCACGATCGTCTGCGTCGGCCGCGAAGGCAAGCCGGCGCCGCTGCCGGATGACATCTTTGCGGCGCTGAGCGGAGGGACGTAG
- the ftsY gene encoding Signal recognition particle receptor FtsY, producing MGLFDLFKKGLAKTRDKIVSGLRAILPFGRKIDDSLLNELEDAMLVGDMGPHAVAALIDEVRSAWKAREVSEAQEIIPFLKSRIAGTWTGADRALRLAAAPPTVIFVVGINGSGKTTSVAKLANYLRKQGKSVLLGACDTFRAAAIDQLVIWAQRVGVPIVKHQSGSDPAAVAFDALDAAIARKVDVLLLDTAGRLHTQDHLMRELGKIYKVVQKRLPDAPHETLLVLDATIGQNAINQARTFSEVTNVTGLILAKLDGSAKGGIVVGIRDQLSIPVKFVGLGETLDDIESFDPEAFAEALFADFAPSPAT from the coding sequence ATGGGCCTGTTTGACCTCTTCAAGAAGGGCCTCGCCAAGACGCGCGACAAGATCGTGTCCGGGCTGCGGGCCATCCTGCCTTTCGGCCGGAAGATCGACGACTCGCTGCTCAATGAGCTCGAAGACGCCATGCTCGTCGGCGACATGGGGCCGCATGCCGTCGCCGCCCTGATCGACGAAGTCCGCAGCGCCTGGAAAGCCCGCGAGGTCAGCGAGGCGCAGGAGATCATCCCGTTCCTGAAGAGCCGCATCGCCGGTACCTGGACCGGCGCCGACCGCGCGCTGCGCCTGGCCGCAGCGCCCCCGACGGTGATCTTCGTGGTCGGCATCAACGGCTCGGGAAAGACCACCAGCGTCGCCAAGCTGGCCAACTACCTGCGCAAACAGGGCAAGTCGGTGCTGCTGGGCGCCTGCGACACGTTTCGCGCCGCCGCCATCGATCAACTGGTGATCTGGGCTCAGCGGGTCGGCGTGCCGATCGTCAAGCACCAATCGGGCAGCGATCCGGCCGCCGTCGCGTTCGACGCGCTCGACGCCGCCATCGCCCGCAAAGTGGATGTCTTGCTGCTCGACACCGCGGGCCGCCTGCACACCCAGGACCACCTGATGCGCGAGCTGGGAAAGATCTACAAGGTCGTGCAGAAACGTCTGCCCGACGCGCCGCACGAGACGCTGCTCGTACTCGACGCCACCATTGGCCAGAACGCGATCAACCAGGCCAGGACATTCTCTGAAGTGACCAACGTCACCGGGCTGATCCTGGCCAAGCTCGACGGCTCCGCCAAAGGCGGCATCGTCGTCGGCATCCGCGACCAGCTCAGCATCCCGGTCAAGTTCGTCGGCCTGGGTGAGACGCTCGACGACATCGAGTCCTTCGACCCCGAGGCCTTCGCCGAAGCCCTCTTCGCCGACTTTGCTCCGAGCCCGGCCACGTGA
- the pbpE_1 gene encoding Penicillin-binding protein 4*, with protein sequence MRTTQCLAALAALVGGGAASAQLPVTGRAVSLLSWADANMQSFMQANDIRGGLLAISHNGVIVYQRGFGYHNESETQPMPENALVRIASCTKPFTGAAIQRLATQGVISLEDFAFDLGQAGGGLLSITPFPSLGDARLRNVRVRHLLTHTGGWDRGEVGDWTYEECQIAGDMGVTSPPGRTNTMRWILGQPLQYTPGVLGCTDSDGDPTSCYSNIGYLAAGLIVEDVSGVGLLTYLRQNILTPEMWVPSTDLRQGRTFHADQPAREAYYEGLQNWCVFQSECSGLRCSILVDSPYGSWDHEARVGQGGLVISAATALEFMNRYYVGSGSESIGAPVEPDWSGSHGGSLVGVNCRFWQRGDGTNVFIWFNKRNGDESEANFASQFAAQIDNELDAQSTWPTTAVDGFWVLPGPTQLSYLGSYNYPFRGFAFALTQLTAGSKVNLKPGTDTFVGTISTRMRLSAPLGLARIGG encoded by the coding sequence ATGCGCACCACACAATGCCTTGCTGCACTCGCTGCACTCGTCGGCGGCGGCGCCGCGTCGGCCCAGTTACCCGTAACCGGCCGGGCAGTCTCCCTGCTGAGCTGGGCCGACGCCAATATGCAGAGCTTCATGCAGGCCAACGACATCCGCGGCGGATTGCTGGCGATCTCGCACAACGGCGTGATCGTCTATCAGCGCGGATTTGGATATCACAACGAGTCGGAAACGCAGCCCATGCCGGAGAACGCACTGGTGCGCATTGCAAGCTGCACCAAGCCGTTCACCGGCGCCGCGATCCAGCGGCTCGCCACGCAAGGCGTCATCAGCCTCGAAGATTTCGCCTTCGACCTGGGCCAGGCCGGCGGCGGGCTGCTTTCAATTACGCCGTTCCCTTCCCTGGGAGACGCGCGGCTGCGGAACGTCCGCGTCCGCCACCTGCTGACGCACACGGGCGGTTGGGACCGCGGCGAAGTTGGCGACTGGACGTACGAAGAATGTCAAATCGCCGGCGACATGGGCGTCACCAGCCCGCCGGGCCGGACGAACACGATGCGCTGGATTCTGGGCCAGCCGTTGCAGTACACGCCCGGAGTGCTCGGCTGCACGGATTCCGACGGCGATCCGACGTCGTGCTACTCGAACATCGGATACCTGGCGGCCGGGTTGATCGTCGAGGATGTGTCGGGCGTCGGGCTGCTGACCTACCTGCGGCAGAACATTCTCACGCCCGAAATGTGGGTCCCCAGCACCGACTTGAGACAGGGGCGCACGTTTCACGCCGATCAGCCGGCGCGCGAGGCATACTACGAGGGCTTGCAGAACTGGTGCGTGTTTCAGAGTGAATGCTCCGGGCTGCGCTGCTCGATCCTGGTAGATTCGCCCTACGGCTCATGGGACCACGAGGCTCGCGTTGGACAAGGCGGGCTGGTGATCAGCGCCGCCACGGCGCTGGAGTTCATGAACCGCTACTACGTCGGCTCAGGCTCGGAGTCCATCGGCGCCCCCGTTGAGCCGGACTGGAGCGGCTCGCACGGCGGCTCGCTGGTCGGCGTGAATTGCCGCTTCTGGCAACGCGGCGACGGGACCAATGTCTTCATCTGGTTCAACAAGAGGAACGGCGACGAGAGTGAAGCCAATTTCGCGTCGCAGTTCGCCGCCCAGATCGATAACGAACTCGACGCGCAATCGACCTGGCCGACAACGGCCGTCGACGGGTTCTGGGTTCTGCCGGGGCCGACGCAATTGTCGTATCTGGGCAGTTACAACTATCCATTCCGCGGATTCGCCTTCGCCCTCACGCAGTTGACCGCGGGATCGAAAGTCAATCTGAAGCCCGGGACGGACACGTTCGTCGGCACGATCTCAACAAGGATGCGACTTTCCGCGCCGCTCGGCCTCGCCCGCATCGGCGGGTGA
- the ubiG_2 gene encoding Ubiquinone biosynthesis O-methyltransferase: MHDDLLALLKQRYGDSPEGVDRHHFTFAVSNRERARKLLTRIKQRTEFHFRNSRVLDIGCAYAGFVLAAAAVGAEAWGVEIEERFYACGEANTRGEAGHIRLLHGDILSESIQDSLPRDFDLIVINDVFEHVYDTTRLLKHAATLLKPGGLLVFTVPNGNALDFIEKEGHNLQLGLSLLPPAEWRDVVNWFSTYYRPWGYFVALLNAFGFNRIDTWNEPTAQTTHEIAGEIEQRLARIAELVAASDYRPALRERMAGAVLELAGRAAADARRDSADLLHWKYRVRFWEGCAFRNGEADADVSRYA; encoded by the coding sequence ATGCACGACGACCTGCTGGCTCTGCTGAAGCAGCGCTATGGCGACAGCCCCGAGGGGGTCGATCGCCATCATTTCACGTTTGCCGTCTCCAATCGCGAGCGGGCTCGCAAGCTTCTGACGCGCATCAAGCAGCGGACCGAATTCCATTTCCGCAACTCGCGCGTGCTGGACATCGGCTGCGCCTACGCCGGTTTCGTGCTCGCCGCCGCCGCCGTCGGCGCCGAAGCCTGGGGCGTCGAAATCGAGGAGCGCTTCTACGCCTGCGGCGAGGCGAACACGCGCGGCGAGGCGGGGCACATCCGACTGCTGCACGGCGACATCCTGTCCGAATCGATCCAGGACAGTCTGCCGCGCGACTTCGACCTGATTGTCATCAATGACGTGTTCGAGCACGTCTACGACACCACGCGGCTCCTCAAGCACGCCGCGACGCTGCTGAAGCCGGGCGGACTGCTGGTGTTTACCGTCCCCAACGGCAATGCACTCGACTTCATCGAAAAAGAGGGGCACAACCTGCAACTGGGGCTGTCGCTGCTGCCGCCGGCGGAGTGGCGCGACGTTGTGAACTGGTTTTCGACCTACTACCGCCCCTGGGGTTATTTCGTGGCGCTGCTGAACGCGTTCGGATTCAATCGCATTGACACCTGGAACGAGCCAACCGCGCAGACCACCCATGAAATTGCGGGTGAGATCGAGCAACGGCTGGCTCGCATTGCCGAGCTGGTCGCCGCCTCCGACTACCGCCCCGCGCTTCGAGAGCGCATGGCCGGAGCGGTCCTGGAGCTTGCCGGGCGGGCCGCCGCGGACGCGCGCCGCGACAGCGCCGACCTGCTGCACTGGAAATACCGCGTGCGTTTCTGGGAAGGCTGCGCGTTTCGCAACGGAGAGGCGGACGCGGATGTCAGTCGCTATGCCTGA
- the prpL gene encoding Lysyl endopeptidase precursor — translation MHTKLAFVCRLLRRWTAPSAALGMLTALRVAVAAGPQPTPAGGAPGFIDERPAELLPEGFFRRNALPVPISTGLPEAFQRGGNFVELDSPAPQEIEAADAAAQRRYQDKRPAPPRVGLARTLAQPLQMPDDAVVTPLDDGRRVWTLAVRSAGALEMRVLLQQFDVGAGRAIVYGFDDSGRLVARGPLSGAGMEADGEFWSPSVPGETMFIEVTGAEEPHFVLSRVIHCDRDEDTIPSHPERGDCVGVCSCHLDVMCESVSVAARQATGRMRFLVDGEYFVCTGTLLADNDSATYVPYFLTANHCIDSQDVFNTLEVRWNYQTLICNGSLDSNLWEYSYGGVLLTTSGANFGNDATFARLNGNPPASGGFAGWTTNEEIGDVGIHHPQGSHKRAVFGHYVTFCDTDCSCFSQTNYAYYTADDGIVQGGSSGSGMFTTSGQIIGQLYGHCGLCPDAEDCTHTGDWCLLYGEFAQTYPDIIYWLNLGGTLHVDDSNLTPPWDGSAANPFLTVGMAYNAIWQDNLRMIVHPGAYVENITFNRPLRIEGAGGVARIGVP, via the coding sequence ATGCATACAAAACTGGCATTCGTGTGCCGCCTGCTGCGACGATGGACGGCGCCGTCAGCCGCACTCGGCATGTTGACCGCGCTCCGCGTCGCGGTCGCCGCCGGGCCGCAACCGACGCCGGCCGGCGGCGCGCCGGGTTTCATCGACGAACGCCCGGCGGAGCTGCTGCCCGAGGGGTTCTTTCGTCGCAACGCCTTGCCCGTCCCGATCAGCACCGGACTGCCCGAGGCATTTCAGCGCGGCGGAAACTTCGTCGAGCTCGACAGCCCCGCGCCGCAGGAAATCGAGGCCGCGGACGCCGCGGCGCAGCGACGCTATCAGGACAAACGCCCCGCTCCGCCACGCGTCGGCCTGGCTCGGACGCTGGCTCAGCCGCTGCAAATGCCCGACGACGCGGTTGTCACGCCGCTGGACGACGGACGGCGGGTCTGGACGCTGGCGGTGCGATCCGCCGGCGCGCTCGAAATGCGCGTATTGCTTCAACAATTCGACGTCGGCGCCGGCCGGGCGATCGTGTATGGCTTTGACGATTCCGGCCGGCTGGTCGCCCGCGGCCCGCTCAGCGGCGCCGGGATGGAAGCCGACGGCGAATTCTGGTCGCCCAGCGTCCCGGGCGAGACTATGTTCATTGAGGTAACCGGTGCGGAGGAGCCCCATTTCGTGCTGAGCCGCGTGATTCACTGCGACCGCGATGAAGACACGATCCCCAGTCACCCGGAACGCGGCGACTGCGTCGGCGTGTGCTCCTGTCATCTGGACGTGATGTGTGAATCGGTCAGCGTGGCCGCACGCCAGGCGACCGGCCGCATGCGGTTTCTCGTCGACGGCGAGTACTTCGTCTGCACCGGCACGCTGCTGGCCGACAACGACTCCGCCACCTATGTGCCCTATTTTCTGACGGCCAATCACTGCATTGACAGCCAGGACGTGTTCAACACGCTCGAGGTCCGCTGGAACTACCAGACGCTGATCTGTAACGGTTCGCTCGACTCTAACCTGTGGGAATACAGCTACGGCGGTGTGCTGCTGACGACCTCCGGTGCGAACTTCGGCAATGACGCGACCTTCGCACGACTGAACGGCAACCCGCCCGCAAGTGGAGGCTTCGCCGGCTGGACGACGAACGAAGAAATCGGCGACGTGGGCATTCACCATCCGCAGGGGTCGCACAAGCGCGCAGTGTTCGGCCACTACGTCACGTTTTGCGACACGGATTGCAGTTGCTTCTCGCAGACCAACTACGCCTACTACACCGCGGACGACGGAATCGTGCAGGGCGGCTCCAGCGGCTCGGGCATGTTCACGACTTCGGGCCAGATCATCGGACAGTTGTACGGTCATTGCGGCCTCTGCCCCGACGCCGAGGATTGCACACACACCGGAGACTGGTGCCTGCTGTACGGCGAATTTGCTCAGACCTATCCGGACATCATCTACTGGCTGAACCTCGGCGGCACGCTGCATGTCGATGACAGCAATCTAACGCCGCCGTGGGACGGCAGCGCCGCCAATCCGTTCCTTACGGTCGGCATGGCGTACAACGCCATCTGGCAGGACAACCTGCGCATGATTGTTCACCCTGGAGCCTACGTGGAGAACATTACGTTCAACCGGCCATTGCGGATTGAAGGCGCCGGCGGAGTGGCGCGCATCGGCGTGCCGTAG
- the rfaF gene encoding ADP-heptose--LPS heptosyltransferase 2 yields the protein MLFGERIAPYTSCMAGARGDDIQRLIVFLPNWVGDLVMATPILEALRRQLPAARIAVLLRPHLSPVLAGGGWHDAELHWPARGRMLGHDGLMHLARAIRKQQFDAALMLTNSFRSAAAAWLAGIPRRIGYARDGRGLLLTDRLHPPKHGGQFVPTALINYFAPLAERLGVAVSDRRTRLGVTPDEERAARELLQHYGLMTSAADGPAACVQPYAVINPGAAFGAAKCWLPERFAQVCDALNEQCGLTSLICGAPREAPLMRLIASHARRRVICCENPGTSLGSLKPLIRDAAVLVCNDSGPRHYGIALGTPTVTIFGPTHQEWTHTDGAGEIRLQEPVECGPCQLRVCPLDHRCMRGVRAEHVMAAAAAVMRQS from the coding sequence GTGCTGTTCGGGGAGAGAATCGCTCCCTACACTTCGTGCATGGCCGGCGCACGCGGCGACGACATTCAGCGTCTCATCGTCTTTCTTCCCAACTGGGTGGGCGACCTGGTGATGGCGACGCCGATCCTGGAAGCCCTGCGCCGGCAGCTTCCCGCCGCCCGCATCGCGGTCCTGCTCCGGCCGCATCTGAGCCCGGTTCTCGCCGGAGGCGGATGGCACGATGCAGAGTTGCACTGGCCCGCCCGCGGCCGAATGCTGGGCCACGACGGGCTGATGCACTTGGCCCGCGCGATTCGCAAGCAGCAATTCGACGCCGCGCTCATGCTCACCAACTCCTTTCGCTCCGCGGCGGCCGCCTGGCTGGCCGGCATCCCGCGGCGGATCGGATACGCCCGCGACGGCCGCGGGTTGTTGCTCACGGACCGCCTGCACCCGCCCAAGCACGGCGGACAGTTCGTCCCCACGGCGCTGATCAACTACTTCGCGCCGCTGGCCGAGCGGCTGGGCGTCGCGGTGAGCGATCGGCGAACGCGGCTGGGCGTCACCCCCGACGAGGAGCGCGCCGCACGCGAACTGTTGCAGCATTACGGCTTAATGACTTCCGCGGCGGATGGGCCGGCGGCGTGCGTTCAGCCCTACGCCGTCATCAACCCGGGGGCCGCATTCGGCGCGGCGAAGTGCTGGCTGCCTGAGCGCTTCGCGCAGGTGTGCGACGCACTCAACGAGCAATGCGGCCTAACGTCGCTGATCTGCGGAGCCCCACGCGAGGCGCCGCTGATGCGGCTGATCGCGTCGCACGCCCGCCGTCGCGTGATCTGCTGCGAGAATCCCGGCACGTCGCTGGGATCGCTCAAGCCGCTGATTCGCGACGCGGCCGTGCTGGTCTGCAATGACAGCGGCCCGCGGCACTACGGGATCGCATTGGGAACGCCGACCGTGACGATCTTCGGGCCGACGCATCAGGAGTGGACGCACACGGACGGTGCAGGCGAGATTCGCCTGCAGGAGCCGGTGGAGTGCGGACCCTGTCAGCTTCGCGTCTGCCCGCTGGATCATCGCTGCATGCGGGGCGTGCGGGCCGAACATGTCATGGCAGCCGCGGCGGCGGTGATGCGGCAATCGTAG
- the prsA_1 gene encoding Foldase protein PrsA precursor — MLDAADSLGGEGPRSIAADVLVVNEATLTAVEVLYPLWGRLEESRRRQTPEGFLESARRLIRVQIQQDVGSILIYGEALARLEERHKEALKQAVGQARERRIAIEFGGSSAKLERELKLRGLTLAQYDARLQRDLVVRDYARERLDPQVTLSRDDLLQYYEQHLSRFQSPATRELRLIEAPFARFLPEDTTWDGATEALRNQARLKALRHIRTAAETLKQHPFDEVAREYSRGLHAEQGGSWGQIGKPLQPPYDDLSRLIFEYSEGQTSEPIETPRGWYLVQCGKIEPERSVSFSQAQEVIRKELGEERFNALANTFIQRLAAKATISNIEEFTAAAVRLAEARTRGTGTSAE, encoded by the coding sequence ATGCTCGACGCGGCGGATTCGCTCGGCGGCGAGGGTCCGCGCTCGATTGCCGCGGACGTGCTGGTCGTGAACGAGGCGACCCTCACCGCAGTCGAGGTGCTTTATCCGCTGTGGGGGCGGCTCGAAGAGTCCCGGCGCAGGCAGACGCCGGAGGGTTTCCTCGAATCCGCCCGCCGCCTGATTCGCGTACAGATTCAGCAGGACGTCGGCTCGATCCTGATCTACGGCGAGGCCCTGGCGCGGCTCGAGGAGCGGCACAAGGAGGCGCTCAAGCAGGCCGTGGGGCAGGCCCGCGAGCGGCGCATCGCGATCGAATTCGGCGGCAGCTCGGCGAAGCTGGAGCGCGAGCTGAAGCTCCGCGGGCTGACGCTGGCGCAGTATGACGCGCGGCTGCAGCGGGATCTGGTCGTGCGCGACTACGCTCGCGAGCGGCTCGATCCGCAGGTCACGCTGTCGCGCGACGACCTGCTCCAGTATTACGAGCAGCACCTGTCGCGCTTCCAGTCGCCGGCGACGCGGGAACTGCGGCTGATCGAGGCGCCGTTTGCCAGGTTCCTGCCGGAGGACACGACCTGGGATGGGGCGACCGAGGCGCTGCGCAACCAGGCGCGTCTCAAGGCGCTGCGGCACATTCGCACCGCCGCCGAGACGCTCAAGCAGCATCCGTTCGACGAGGTGGCGCGGGAGTACTCGCGCGGGCTGCACGCCGAGCAGGGCGGGTCGTGGGGCCAGATCGGCAAGCCGCTCCAGCCGCCGTACGATGATCTGAGCAGGCTGATTTTTGAATACAGCGAGGGGCAGACGAGCGAGCCGATCGAGACGCCGCGCGGGTGGTACCTGGTGCAGTGCGGGAAGATCGAGCCGGAGCGGTCGGTGTCGTTTTCACAGGCTCAGGAGGTGATCCGCAAAGAGCTGGGGGAGGAGCGCTTCAACGCGCTGGCGAATACGTTCATCCAGCGGCTGGCGGCGAAGGCGACCATCTCGAATATCGAGGAGTTCACAGCCGCGGCGGTGCGGCTGGCGGAGGCGCGGACACGGGGGACGGGGACGAGTGCAGAGTAG
- the sucD gene encoding Succinyl-CoA ligase [ADP-forming] subunit alpha has protein sequence MSILVNRNTRVICQGITGKAGAFHTRQCLDYGTQMVGGVTPGKGGSKSEHGLPVFNTCHEAVAATAADTTMIFVPAGGAAEAAMEAADAGVKLVVLITEGVPTLDMVKARKYLDDKGVRLIGPNCPGIITPGQCKIGIMPGYIHKPVGNGTKNVGIISRSGTLTYEAVWQCSQHGFSQTTCIGIGGDPVKGLNFIELLDLFNADPETHAILMIGEIGGADEEKAAQHIKSNIRKPVAAFIAGQTAPPGKRMGHAGAIISGGEGTAQSKIAALREAGIAVSDSPATMGDAVARLL, from the coding sequence ATGAGCATTCTGGTCAATCGCAATACCAGGGTCATTTGTCAGGGAATCACCGGAAAGGCCGGAGCATTTCACACCAGGCAGTGCCTCGACTACGGCACGCAGATGGTCGGCGGTGTCACGCCTGGCAAGGGCGGCTCCAAGTCTGAGCACGGCCTGCCGGTCTTCAACACCTGCCATGAAGCCGTCGCCGCCACCGCCGCCGACACAACCATGATCTTCGTCCCTGCGGGCGGAGCGGCGGAAGCGGCGATGGAGGCGGCCGACGCGGGCGTCAAGCTGGTCGTCCTGATCACGGAAGGCGTCCCCACGCTCGACATGGTGAAGGCCCGCAAGTACCTCGACGACAAGGGCGTCCGCCTGATCGGCCCCAACTGCCCCGGCATCATCACCCCCGGCCAGTGCAAGATCGGCATTATGCCCGGCTACATTCACAAGCCCGTCGGCAACGGCACGAAGAACGTCGGCATCATTTCGCGCAGCGGAACGCTCACTTACGAGGCCGTCTGGCAGTGCTCGCAGCACGGCTTCTCGCAAACCACGTGCATCGGCATCGGCGGCGACCCGGTCAAAGGCCTGAATTTCATTGAACTGCTCGACCTCTTCAACGCCGACCCCGAGACGCACGCGATCCTGATGATCGGCGAGATCGGCGGCGCCGACGAGGAAAAGGCCGCCCAGCACATCAAGAGCAATATCCGCAAGCCGGTGGCCGCGTTCATCGCCGGCCAGACTGCCCCGCCCGGCAAGCGCATGGGCCACGCCGGCGCGATTATCTCCGGCGGCGAGGGCACGGCCCAGTCGAAAATCGCCGCCCTGCGCGAAGCCGGGATTGCGGTATCGGACAGCCCGGCGACCATGGGCGACGCCGTCGCCAGGCTGCTGTAG